Genomic segment of Candidatus Eisenbacteria bacterium:
GCTGCACGTACTCAACGACCAGTGGCAGTTCCGGACGCGGCGCACAGCACGCCAGGGTGGGCGGCCCATGTCCTACAGTCACTTCTACGCACTGCTCTCAAACCCCTACTACGCTGGCACGATCCGACTCACATCCGGTGAGTCGTTCAAGGGCGCGCACCCGCCCATGGTCACCTACGAGGAGTTCGCGCGGGTCCAGGAGCTACTTGGCCGGGTGACGCACAAGGGCAAGAAGCGGCACGAGTTCGCCTATTCGGGTTTGCTGACCTGCGCCGAATGCGGTCGCACACTCGTGGGTGAGCAGCACATCAAGCCCTCCGGCGTGCGGTATGTCTACTACCGCTGCCACAGACACCGTGCCGACGCGCGCTGCGCACAGCCTACTCTTCCCGAGCAGGCCTTCGAGGCACAACTCGCTGCCGACCTCGAAAGAGTGCAACTACCGGAGGGGATTGCATCGTGGGTGCGCCGAATGCTCGAACAATCACTCACCCAAGAACTTGCGCAGCGAGGAGTATCGCGGGACTCCGCTGAGCGGGCATTGCGCGAGGCGAAGGCCGAAGCGGACAACTTGCTCACGCTGCGGATTCGTGGCCTGGTGGACGATGGCACATTCGTCGAGCGCCGGAACGACATCCTCACCCGGCAGGAGGCGATCCAGGAGCAACTCGCTCGCCCGCAGGCGAGCCCCGCAGAACTCCTCGCCCGCTTCGATCTGGTCCTCGACTTCTCCCGTCGGGCCCCGGCAACGCTAAGGAACGGCACCCCAGTTCAGCGCCGGCAGATCGTCCAGACCATTGGTTCGAACTGGCAGGTCCGCGACCGATTTGCGCTCTACTCAGCGAAACAGCCGTTCTCCGCGATGGCGGGGACGGCTTCGAGTCCGGGCTGGTGGACCATCGTTGATGATCTTCGAACTTGGCTGTTCGAGACGACCGAGTCTTGCCTACCGGATTTGAAGATTGAGACGAAGCATGACGGAAGTGTGGCAGAGCATTCGGCTACGGCGTAGAGGGGTTGAGGCAATGGCGATGGAGCAGCCTGTGGACTACAGGAGTCGCCCGACGACGGTTACGAGCTCCGCTGCCTCCGTGATCGAAGCATCGTGGTAGCGCACGATACCGCGAGCGTCGATAACGTAGGTCATTTCGAACCCAGTCAACCGGAAGTCGCGGATGAGCTGCCCGGCCCCGCTCGCCTGTGCGTACTCCCATGGCGTCTGGATCCTCGTGCGAAACGTGTCGATGGCTGCCGGCGTGTCCTGCGGATCTATGTCGACGGTAAGAACTATTGCGCCGCGGGCCGCCTCCTGGTTGTAAACGCTGGCCAGTTGCTCCGCCTCAAGAGCACAGGTCTGGCACCAGGCCGCCGCCGAAGTCAGAATAACGATCTGCCCGCTAAGATCCTTGCTCCGCAGTATGGCGCCATCCGTCGTCGTGACCTCGAAGGCCGGTGCTGTTTGCCCGATGTCCGTGCCGAGGGATGCCGTGCCGCCTGTGGATTCCGGCCGAGCGACTCGTACGGAAAGGAGCAGCAGAACCACGAGCACTCCTGCTCCCAAGCTCCCGGCGATCAGCCACGTGCGACGCAACCTCATGGCTTCGCTTGTTCGGGCACTCGCTCGCACTCCTCCCAATATCCCTGAACACGGCGGGCGGTCGTCAGCAGGGCGATCAGCACTACGGCGAAGGCCACTAGTACGACTGGCGTCCGATGCCGGACGATGAACAAGGTGCTTGCCCGCTCCCAGAAAGCCGAGGAACACAGCAATACAGGAGGAACAGGCGGCCGTGGCCAGCAGACCGCCGAACACCACCGACCACACGCCCACGCCGCCCCGTCCAACAGCGGTAATTCTTGCGGTCCCGCGCGTCCGCCGGAACAGGAAGACCTGCTTCAGGACCAGCAGAGCCGTGGCGAGGCCAAGGACAACGAAGAGCACATGATCCTGGGCGCGCAGCAGCTGCAGCTGAAAACGGAGGTAGTTGCCAGGAATGAGCCACACCGGCAACGACACGTAGGCGCCGTAGATAAGGTGCGCCAGTGGCAGGAACCACACACGGTAGCCCCGCCCCGCTTTGAATACGGCCCGGCTAGCCGAGAGGATGATCGGTGGACGCCACGAACTCATACGCAACAGCTGAGTTTCGAGACATCCGTCACCAGCGAGAGGGCGTTGATCTTCAGGCTCTCGGAGAGAGTCGGGAAGATGGGCATGGTGTCGAGTACCTGCTCGATCCTCATGTTGTTCTTCAGGATGAGCTCGGCTGAGTTAATGATGTCCCCCGCGTTTGGCGCGAGGATATGGACGCCAACGATGCGACTGGTCTTTCGATCCGCTACCATCTTAGAGATTCCTCGCGTGTCGCCGAGAATGTGGGCCTTGGCGATATGCTCGAAGCTGATCGTGTTGCACGTGCACGAGAGGCCGTGCTTCGCAGTCTCC
This window contains:
- a CDS encoding TlpA family protein disulfide reductase; translation: MWFLPLAHLIYGAYVSLPVWLIPGNYLRFQLQLLRAQDHVLFVVLGLATALLVLKQVFLFRRTRGTARITAVGRGGVGVWSVVFGGLLATAACSSCIAVFLGFLGAGKHLVHRPASDASRTSGLRRSADRPADDRPPCSGILGGVRASARTSEAMRLRRTWLIAGSLGAGVLVVLLLLSVRVARPESTGGTASLGTDIGQTAPAFEVTTTDGAILRSKDLSGQIVILTSAAAWCQTCALEAEQLASVYNQEAARGAIVLTVDIDPQDTPAAIDTFRTRIQTPWEYAQASGAGQLIRDFRLTGFEMTYVIDARGIVRYHDASITEAAELVTVVGRLL
- a CDS encoding recombinase family protein — its product is MPSPVHVIYARKSTESEDRQVLSIDSQIRELQDLAMRRGAAVAEVLTEAHSAKAPGRPVFGSLMKRIHRGEIASVFCWKMDRLARNPLDSGHILQALADRKIEQVVTPERCYTADGNDRFLGTFEFGMATKYIDDLRQNVTRGNRERFRRGWPNFRPPVGYLEDRATKTVVKDPERFDLMRRAWDLVLSGAMRLSQALHVLNDQWQFRTRRTARQGGRPMSYSHFYALLSNPYYAGTIRLTSGESFKGAHPPMVTYEEFARVQELLGRVTHKGKKRHEFAYSGLLTCAECGRTLVGEQHIKPSGVRYVYYRCHRHRADARCAQPTLPEQAFEAQLAADLERVQLPEGIASWVRRMLEQSLTQELAQRGVSRDSAERALREAKAEADNLLTLRIRGLVDDGTFVERRNDILTRQEAIQEQLARPQASPAELLARFDLVLDFSRRAPATLRNGTPVQRRQIVQTIGSNWQVRDRFALYSAKQPFSAMAGTASSPGWWTIVDDLRTWLFETTESCLPDLKIETKHDGSVAEHSATA